GTCAGCAACGGATTTTGCGTTTGCCCGAGGTCAAAGCCAAAACAGGCTTTGGCCGCAGCACCATTTATGCCCTGATGGCCAGCGGTGAATTTCCGCGTTCCATTCGCATTGGTGCGCGTGCCGTGGGCTGGTTAGAAAGCGATATCGACCAGTGGATTGAAACCCGCCGTATCGGTGCTGCTTATGGCCGTGGATAAACCATCAGCACCAACCCCGTTACCAGCCAGTGAGATGAATAACAACGCGCCAACATTACCGCCTGGTTTTGCCTATAACGCGCAAAACTGGCTGGTGATGCAACCAGCAGGGCAAGATAGCCCTGTTAAAATCTGCTCTTGGCTGCAAGTGGCTGCTCGTACTCGCGATCCACAAGGGGACAACTACGGCTATTTATTGCACTGGTTAGACGATGACAATCGCCATCGCTACTGGGCTATGCCAGCAGAACTATTGGCCGGAGACGGCAGCGAGTACCGTCGGATATTACTCAGCCGAGGCATGCGGCTGAGTAACAGTGTCAAAGCGCGGCAGTTGCTCTCGCTGTTTATTCAACAAATGGGCGAACTGGCCACGCAAAAAGCCATTAGCGTGAACTGCATTGGCTGGCATCACCATGCTTATGTGCATCCGCGCCTCACCTATTACCCAAGCGAACACAGCAATAACCCGCGCATGGTGCTGCAAACCATGCACCCGATAGAAGGCTTTATTCAACAAGGTAGTAGCGACAGTTGGCGGCAGCACGTTGGCCGTTATTGTCTGGATAACCTGCTATTAATTGTTGGTGTCTGCGCTGCGCTGGCTGCACCCTTATTGCATTTGTGCGGGGTGGATGGTTTTGGTTTACACCTCTACGGTGCCAGCAGTACTGGTAAAACTGCGGCGTTGTATCCGGCATTATCGGTGTGGGGCGAGCCTAATCAGCTGCGCCACAGTTGGCGTGCCACGGCCAACGGTTTAGAAGGCACAGCATTAGCGCATAACGA
The sequence above is drawn from the Saccharospirillaceae bacterium genome and encodes:
- a CDS encoding AlpA family transcriptional regulator, whose protein sequence is MNPTTQLSTTSTHPARQQRILRLPEVKAKTGFGRSTIYALMASGEFPRSIRIGARAVGWLESDIDQWIETRRIGAAYGRG